One part of the Vanessa atalanta chromosome 4, ilVanAtal1.2, whole genome shotgun sequence genome encodes these proteins:
- the LOC125077975 gene encoding uncharacterized protein LOC125077975 has protein sequence MTPKYLMYYLFIGLLKNVKCQIPVFPIALENELVAQNGLGWPSAIQVAKGNEVLMKLRVSLENQNTCTVTDPKGLKFDISSPPSSKYQKWNDGCSIRVRNITFEDEGRWRLTASEGSKSITGWIEVTVLEKTSTYTAPPISLQDGETQTKVDLSSLDNAYCVVAKPFSESSLIPGKCSVTLDRTTRAVQGNWQIYLGLPGTVSEVQAKRHVTVQTEHLDVGYVRDASNRLHLYCNILHTTKNITFCRFQKTSNPYGYNVIDGLSDGSHSYYGKGFDLKQCGMTIEKPTSEDYGTWRCSVGVQMFVGTQIQQQTPMQALISVTHTSTSTFIRKGTNEDRPRTIFVQEDSSFTITCNSATSLSYCWFQHPNGTQYTPVKLVSEEQLFWYTGESLVVGHCGITFAHASIEDDGKWLCSMGPRSSLGVEMTDTVQVRVTGPLAANQKNVPVRIGGNATLYCHTANGRRPLKYCRFLSPKFVGMNIDSSVTPENAILNRYYFTPERELNFGDCSLSILSVEEDDIGSWTCAAVVDNEILESRDTILVSIDDQRRNYQFQASIIGMSVGLSVLVIVLIGIIAYKRTWVQYFYCTRKPTVSDEFSLQRRIATSSSIQSGSSNE, from the exons ATGActccaaaatatttaatgtactatCTTTTCATCG gattattaaaaaatgtgaagtGCCAGATTCCTGTATTCCCAATCGCTCTGGAGAATGAACTCGTTGCTCAAAATGGTCTTGGATGGCCTTCAGCTATTCAAGTGGCAAAAGGAAATGAAGTTCTCATGAAGTTGCGTGTCTCTTTGGAGAATCAAAACACATGTACTGTAACTGATCCAAAAGGgttgaaatttgatataagtTCACCGCCTAGTAGTAA GTATCAAAAATGGAATGATGGCTGCAGTATTAGAGTCCGGAACATTACATTTGAAGACGAAGGTCGTTGGCGCCTGACAGCTTCTGAAGGCAGTAAATCAATAACAGGATGGATCGAAGTTACTGTGCTAG aaaaaacaaGTACGTACACAGCACCGCCAATATCGCTCCAAGATGGAGAAACGCAAACTAAAGTGGATTTGTCATCATTAGACAATGCTTATTGTGTTGTAGCGAAGCCATTTTCAGAAAGTTCTCTAATACCTGGTAAATGTAGCGTGACTTTAGATCGAACAACGAGAGCTGTTCAGGGAAATTGGCAAATTTATTTAGGATTGCCCGGTACTGTATCCGAAGTCCAAGCTAAAAGACACGTTACCGTGCaaa CGGAGCACTTAGATGTCGGATATGTTCGTGATGCGAGTAATCGGTTACATCTTTACTGCAATATATTGCATACGACAAAGAATATAACTTTTTGTCGCTTTCAAAAGACATCTAATCCTTATGGGTATAATGTGATCGACGGACTCAGTGATGGTAGTCATAG TTACTACGGCAAAGGTTTTGATTTGAAGCAATGTGGAATGACAATAGAGAAACCAACATCTGAAGATTACGGAACATGGCGTTGTTCTGTGGGAGTGCAAATGTTTGTAGGCACTCAGATCCAGCAGCAGACCCCTATGCAAGCCTTAATAAGTGTCACACATACTTCAACTT CTACATTCATTAGAAAAGGAACAAATGAAGACAGGCCAAGAACGATATTTGTTCAAGAAGATTCTTCATTTACAATAACATGTAATTCTGCTACTTCTTTGTCTTATTGTTGGTTTCAACACCCCAATGGAACTCAGTATACTCCCGTGAAACTTGTTAGCGAGGAACAACTATTTTG gTATACTGGTGAAAGTCTCGTAGTAGGTCATTGTGGTATTACCTTTGCGCACGCTTCGATTGAAGACGACGGTAAATGGTTATGTTCCATGGGGCCACGGTCGAGTTTAGGTGTAGAAATGACGGACACCGTTCAAGTAAGAGTCACAGGACCATTAGCTGCCAATCAGAAAAACGTACCGGTACGAATAGGAGGAAATGCAACGTTGTATTGCCATACGGCGAATGGTAGGAGACCATTAAAATACTGCCGATTTTTGTCGCCTAAATTTGTCGGCATGAACATTGATTCGTCTGTTACACCTGAAAA CGCAATCCTAAATCGGTATTACTTTACTCCTGAGAGAGAGCTCAATTTTGGGGATTGTTCGCTAAGTATTTTGTCCGTCGAAGAGGATGATATCGGGTCTTGGACATGTGCAGCCGTAGTTGATAACGAGATTTTGGAGTCAAGAGATACTATACTGGTATCTATTGATG ATCAACGCCGCAATTATCAATTCCAAGCCAGTATTATCGGAATGTCTGTAGGTCTATCGGTTcttgttatagttttaattggTATTATCGCGTACAAACGAACTTGGGTACAATATTTCTATTGTACAAGGAAGCCAACAGTTTCAGATGAGTTTTCTTTACAAAGACGTATTGCTACTTCAAGCAGTATTCAAAGTGGTAGTAGCAACGAATAA
- the LOC125077652 gene encoding circadian clock-controlled protein daywake-like: MKYLIAIVFLVGICHVRTEDDFFPDYIQPCDLKEEEFTKCVKQQIEDSLPHFSKGIPELGVPSVDPVNLDDITIDGNGLKLKFNKAQMHGLSHTMLTKLKVDIGQEDERFNLGIIANLSLTAKYNADGKILILPIKGDGDAVITCKNIEVEINSKLSHIKSSKGLHFKLVTPNYKYDIQSTTFEFENLFNGNKQLADATLQFANENWRQLMDDLAPPVVKQIVKTIVKAINKFFSKVTINRIVNGYKQTS, translated from the exons ATGAAGTATTTAATAGCAATCGTGTTTCTTGTTGGTATCTGCCATGTAAGAACTGAAGATGATTTTTTtc CTGATTATATCCAACCGTGCGATTTGAAGGAGGAAGAATTCACAAAATGTGTAAAACAACAGATAGAAGACAGTCTGCCACACTTTTCGAAGGGCATTCCGGAACTTGGAGTTCCTTCGGTTGATCCAGTAAATTTGGACGATATAACCATTGACGGAAATGGcctcaaattaaaattcaataaagcgCAAATGCACGGACTTAGCCATACTATGCTGACGAAACTAAA aGTGGATATCGGACAAGAAGATGAGAGATTTAATCTTGGAATAATAGCAAACCTAAGCTTAACAGCCAAGTACAACGCAGATGGAAAAATTTTGATACTTCCTATCAAAGGAGATGGAGACGCTGTTATAACGTGCA AAAACATTGAGGTTGAAATCAACAGTAAATTGAGTCACATTAAAAGTAGCAAAGGACTGCACTTCAAGCTTGTGACGCCAaactataaatatgatattcaaTCTACGACATTCGAGTTTGAGAATTTGTTCAACGGCAACAAGCAacttg CGGATGCAACATTGCAGTTTGCAAATGAAAACTGGCGACAACTTATGGACGATTTGGCACCTCCAGTTGTGAAGCAGATTGTTAAGACTATTGTTAAAGCCATCAACAAATTCTTCTCTAAAGTCACCATCAATCGCATTGTTAATGGTTACAAGCAAACATCTTAA